The Triticum urartu cultivar G1812 chromosome 5, Tu2.1, whole genome shotgun sequence genome contains the following window.
tatgagagaggaaccacatcttcacctctctatgtttccaacacaaTAAAACTGCAACAAACTATGATATGTATCgacctttactatgtgtgcatgaattgttcttttatggcatgtcgatgcataggaagagagttagactccATTGTTATGTGATATAtattactttgtgctcactactaaattacaaatcaatGTTACTTAAAATTGGCATTGATATTCCATGGGATCTGGGTGGATctattacttgagcactttatgcctagcttaatggctttaaagaaagcgttgTCTGGGAGACAATCTAGAAGTTTTAGAGTCATTTACTTATGTTGTGTGCTTCTAAAAGTttaaaacaaaaaatatagaggggaacctaaaactttctcaaaaataaaagtgaaagtAAGAAAGAtgagcattgttgaagtgggagctagccttgaactttgttcatgcccatggaaactttgtgaaccTTGATTACAGAAACCTCTGAACAAAAATAATTACCCCcttgtacaaatccattgtattataaaaattaTGTGCCAAGATTTATCGTTAGGGTGTTTAAATTGCTTGTTTGGTATGTGcggtgcaaaaacagaaactttggcggTGGTGCGTCAATTTAtatttttttactggaacatcaaAAGTTTCTAAAATTTTTACATAGTACTTCTATGAAAATTATTTAttttgtcctaatttttcagaaagTTTTGAGTTACATAAGTATATGTACCATCTGCATCTTCACAGACTGTCCTATTTTCATAGATTGTTGATATAATTTCGTTATTTGCTTATGTTTGAAATCTTGTTGAGCCCCGTTGACTTGGGAGCCATAGAATTGTGATATCATACATTGGGTAATGTTTGATTATAATTATACAATAATATTACAGTAGGACATGATGGGATTTGATGTTATATGTACTAACCCCGATAAAAAGTTTGGTTAAGTTtcgtgtggatgaagtgttcgaagatcgaggcagtatcgatatgaggagaataaggagaggcaagagttaaagcttggggatgcccaaggcaccccaagtaaatattcaaggagactcaaatGTCTAATCTTGGGggttccccggaaggcatcccatctttattcaacaattatcggtatgttttttttctgttttgttcACATGGTATGCGTAAATTCTTGGAGCATCatgtgttttttatttttattttagtgCTGCACCATGAtagtatgagatagtccttggttgatttatggaatgctctttgcacttcccttatatcttttgagtatggctttatagaatgcttcatgagcttcacttatatcatttggttggatgtttgtttctctaCATCTAGAAAACTTGctattttgcttcacttatatttattagagtgtggtattttgtagaaagaattaaactctcttgcttcacttatacctaTTTAAAGAGTCAAtgggaattggtcattcacatggttagtcataaaatcctacataaaacttttagctcactaaatatgatatgtttgattccttgcaatagttttgcgatatagagatggtaatatgtgggaggtactagtgaATGGTTGTGGTTTAGTAATAAAATtggtgttgaggtttgtgattcccgaagcatgcacgtatagtctttAGTTATGCtaagaagttggagcatgatttattattgcgTGTATTCCTTTGCATGGAGGTCGGCCGCgcgcgatggttaactcctaccgACCTACCCCTTAGGGGCATGTGTAGTAGTACTTTACTTTGAgggctaatagacttttgcaataagtatgtgagttctttatgactaatgtgagtccatgaattatacgcactctcacctttccgcaatttgctagcctcttctgTAACGTGCAttattgccctttctcacctcgagagttggtgcaaacttcgccggtgcatccaaaccctgtgatatgatgcGCTCTATCACacattatggcatttccatagccacaatacctacctattatggtatttccatagccattctcagatatattgccatgcaacttccatcatcatcatatacatgacttgagcattcattatcatattgctttgcatgaccgtaagatagctagcatgatattttcatggcttaTCTGTTTTTTTATCTTTGCTACGCTAGAGTCAtattgttctagatatcgagttgtaatattgagttgtaagtaaataaaagtgtgatgatcatcattattagagcattgtcccggtgaggaaaggatgatggagactatgattctgCCGCAAGTCGGGAGGAGACACCagacaaaaaaagaaaagaagaagaaaaaaagagcccaaaaaaagaaaaagaaaaagaaaaatgagagaaaacgaaaaaatgagagaaaaagagagaaggggaaatgtTACTATACTTTACCATGCCTGTGCtttagagtagcaccatgtttttcatatagagagtctcctatgttctcactttcatatactagtggtaatcttttattatagaacttggcttgtatactccgatgatgggcttcctcaaatgcccgaggtcttcatgagcaagcaaattggatgcacacccacttagtttttagtgtgagctttcatacacttatatctcttagtgcatctgttgcatggtaatccctactcctcgcattgacatcattcgatgggcatctccatagcccgttgattagtcGCGTGGATATGAGACTTTctttcttttttgtcttctccatattAATCTCTACCACTGCATTCTATTGCACACATATTGCTATGtacatggcttgcgctcatgtattgcatggggattgaaaaagctgaagcacgttaaaaagtatgaaccaattgcttggctaACACCGGGGTAGTACATGATTTATATTTCGTGTTAAGAAGATGGAGCATGAAAAGGCTAtattattttgtagggatagcaCTCTTTAGCATTTCTATTTTAAAAGGCATGATTGTTTGTTGGTATGCCAGAGTATTGATGTGTTTATATCAAATTATGGaatattgctttgaatcactcgtatcttaatattcacgccatgattagattatatgatctagattatgttaggtagcattccacataaaaatacctttttttatcatttacctacttgggGAAgggcgggaattaagcttgggaatgctgatacgtctccgtcgtatctatatttttttgttgtttcatgccaatattctacaattttcatatacttttggcaacattttatattatttttgggactaacatattaattCAGTGCCTAGTGCTAGTTTATGTTTGTTGCATATTTTTTTGTTTCATGTAATGTctatatcaaacgaagtccaaacgtgATAAAAATTTGTGGAgttttattttggaatatatgtgatttttgggaagaataATCAACGcaagacggtgcccgaggtggccacaagCCACCTAGGCGCACCCATGTGGCTTGTGGCCCCCTCGTAAGTCGGTTGACGCCCTTCTTTCGCAACAATAAAGATTATATCAGGAAAAAatgtgttaaaatttcagcccggTCAGAGTTATGGATCTCCGAGAATTTAAGAATCGGTTTTCAGCCTGAAAACAAAAAACGCAAAACAGAAGAAAACAGATAGAGATCCAATCTGGGAGGGGCTCCTGCCCTCCGGgagccatggagaccatggatgAGAGGGgaaactctcctcccatctaggggggcacCAAGCAAGAAAatgaaggagggggctctctcctcCTCTCACCTGGTGCGCTGGAACGACGCCAGGCAATCATCATGacgacgatctacaccaacaacttcgcgGCCGTCATCACCAAATCTCTCCCCCTCTGTGCAACGGTGTAACCTCTCTATTCCTAATGTAATTCTTTATTTAAACATGGTGCTTCATGCTATATATTATCCAATGATGTAtggccatcctatgatgtttgagtagatttgttttgtcctatgggttgattgatgatcgtgattgtttgagttgtatgttttattttggtatTGTCCTATGGTGCCGTCCATGTCACGCAAGCATGTGGGATTACCGTTGTAGGTTGTTGCAATActttcatgattcgcttatagtggatggcgagagtgacagaagcttctaCCCGAGTAAGGGGTTGTTGTGTATGGGAGTAAaaaggacttgatacttaatgctatggttgggttttaccttaatgttctttcgtagttgtggatgcttactagagtttcaatcataagttcatatgatccaagtacggaaagtatgttagctcatgcctctccctcatataaaattataataatgattaccggtctagttatcgattgcctagggacaaaatCCTTCTGTTGTTTTACAAAAATAATATTTCTACTAAATAACTAATTTTTTATTATCTCataaagtacttctagttttattcttgcaaagtagttatagattacacctacaaagtacttctaatTTCATACTTGTTGTAGGTGAAAGCAAAtgttaagtgtgcgtagagttgtatctgtggtcaatagaacttgaaGAGAATATaaattctacctttagctcctcattgggttcgatactcttatttatcgaaaaatctacaattgatcccccatacttgtgggttatcactcttCAGGGTGTACGTCGGCAGGTATGACGGACGCGACCGGCGACGACGCAGCACACTAGCATGCTCCTGCGGCCCTCACGTCCTCCCATGGCAGGATGACCATACTGGCTGCACTTTAGTGGGGAAACTTTAGACGCCGAAGGAGCGCGCACTTGAGGAAGACGACGCAAGCGACCTCGTTGACGAACACAGCGAGCGTCTCGGTGTCTCCGCTGCGCCACGACAAGTAGAGCGGGCGCCCCGTGTAGCCCTGGAACTCAGACCAACGCGCGTCCTCCCATAGGCTCGGTGCTGCGTCGGGTCCGACAGTAGCGCGTACACCTCATTGAGCACCACGGCCATGCCCGGCGTTGCCGCCGTTACCCTCGACGTCCGGGTAGCAGCGCTTCTGCAGCGCCTGATAGCTGGCTTTGAAGTCGTCATATGGCGATGAGGGCTCTACCCCCAGCAGCTCGTACAGGTCATAGTCTGTCGCCCACGACGAGCCCTCATGGCCACTAGAGCTGGATGGGCAGTACACGGACCCGAAGCTGCCGCTCCCGCATGAAGCTCCCCGACGGGCAGGAGGTCGCCATCAAGCGCGTCGAGCGAGTGTCCACCGGCGTACGCCGGCGGCGGAGGTTCGACGCGGAACGGGTGCAGGCAGTCGGTGATGTCGAAGGTGGTGGCGGAGCTGGAGTGGGCCGTGATGCTCTGCGAGGAGTGTATCATATGGTCGGCGAGCGGTGGGCGAAACATCAGCTCCTTTTAGTTCTACCGATTTTACAAAAAAACTTGAGTACCTGTGTATTACATCATTTTCACCGATGTGTCTAGTCAAAGCCAACTGGATCCAGTTGATCGGTGCCACCTCATCAAATACGGTAGCCAAATTTGTATTAGAGACCGTAGGTGAACCCTTTTGACAAGTTTAGGGACCGTATTTCAGGTAATTTGAACTACAAGGACTAAAGTGGGTTCCAGCTTAAGTGTCGAGATTGTGGGTGAATTTTCCCCACTTTAATCCCTGTAGTTCAAAATACCTAAAATACGGTCCCTAAACTTAGCCTTCATCCAGCTCCTCAATCTTTTCTTTTGGGTTTCAACCCAGCAAAAGTTATGGCTTTTTAAACTTTCTAAACTCTCAAATAAATACATGTGAAGACAAGATCTAGGCTGATTTCTTTGTTAACGTCTCTGGATCATGTTTGCACAAGGTGAGTGGCAGGGGACCATGGTGTTTCTTTTTTTGGAAGCATGTGCGAGGGACTGGTTACACTTTTCATATTAGAAGGGTCTGCTCAATTAAATTAGGGAGCCCTCGGGCGCTAAGTTGTCATGTCCTTACTTGTTATATCTGGTTGTGAGCATTAATTTTGTTGTCatcttttttaaaaaaatagtGCAATTATGCCATTTAGTATATTTTGGCATTGTTGATACAGATTAAAGGGACTAGTGAAGGACGGTAAGTGTTTTAGCGGGTTTTAGTATCATGAGTAAAGAGTGTTGTACACCTGCAAAAAAAGTGAAGTATTGTGGATTGACGTTCGTCAAAAATTGAAGTGCCGAAGGACTCGATGAAGGCTAAGCTAGTATATGcttctttgtgtgtgtgtgtgtgatgagAAAAACGttttggaggccgagctccatggatgcttttatttttgaaaatttcaaattcaaatttttatggttcaaaaaaatctgaaaaaatatGTGTGTATGTAAGGATGTAGCTCACATGTGTGTAAAAATTCATGATTAAATACCTTGAGTTGCGACCTGTACAAAAAAGATAAATTCATATCCTAAAAGGATGAATAGTATAATGTATTAAACAGCCCAAATTTGTGTTTTTTGCACAACCCTCATTTCAATGTATTTTGAACCAAAAATTTACACACATGTGTGTTATGCCTTCATGTATATCTgtaatttatttcagaattttttgaaatgtaaaaatatgaatttcgatgaaatttcaaatttaaatttgGAGGTCTCACCGGAGGCCGAGCTCCAAAAGGGTTTTCCGGTGTGTGTTAGACTAAATAAGGATTAGGCCTCTTCCAATGCACCGGTGCTTAGATGAAGTGTTAAACACATTAAAAAGTTTAGCAACTAAAGCCTTGGCCACTTCCAATGCATTGGTGCTTACCTGTAGTGCTAAGTGCATCAAAAATCTTAGCAACTAGTCTTcacaatgcataggtgcttagctTTTGTAGCTAAGTTTCACTTATTgaattgtttaacaattaaacttCTTCATGTATTGGTTGGTAGTCATTGTGCATAGGTCCGcgtgcttagcaccgtttcctctTGAGGTCACCAAGACTACCCAcaatgggagtaacataggtgGTAACATCACATATATTTAGacaaatagatgatgtggcaagtaattaataaagaaagagagtgatgtggtaacatagctaggTACTATGCATGCCGACTAGTTAATTTTGACGAGGTGTCGTAGAactaaatgaagaaagagagagttgagtatcatatcatgataccgtatcataataaatgctatgctactatgtgtcatgcatggcaataaataaagtattacatgatactaatatatgatactatgcattaatGTTCTCTTCTTTTTAATTGTTTTGACAAATCACTTTTTTGCTTATTTGACACCCTTAGCACATGTACACCATGGAGCATTGGAAAGGGTCATGCGTGGGTACTTAACTTGTTGTTGCTAAGCTTCCTCATTTAGCAActaaattctttcatgcattggTGAGCTACTTTCATTTAAATGTTTTGCCTAAATTTGCGCGCTTAGCATTGTTTCTTTGTAGGGTCACTACACTCATTTCTTctcttaattaacttgccacatcataGGTTTTTGCTTAGATGATAGCTTTAGAATCTATACAAGCTGGAGCATTCCTTAAACAGGCCGATAAAGTGCATGGCTATGTGTTCAAAATTTAGGCCTGTTTGGTTTcaataagtcacctgacttataagtcaggtgatttaaaaccagtgacttataagtcacgccTGTTTGATTGttacctgacttataagtcacctgaCCACACATTTCCAGCTTGTTTTTTTTTATGTAAAGATGGTGAGACCCATGTAAAagggggtgacttataagttttaagttaGGATGAagcaacttatgacttataagttgggtctGTTTGATAAAATAAGTCATTTTTTTACTTTTCGACTTATAAGTTGGTGACTTATTTGGAACCAAACAAGGCCTTAATGTGTGGATGGAGGATTACAATTGAGCTGGAAAGGGAAAGATTTTAGCTGGAAGGAGAGAAAGAACAATTTAACGGTAGAAAGAAGTTAAAAATACCACTTCATGCACATGTGCCGGTGTTAAACTACTGAAATATATCAGACGTCGAACTACTGAAATATGTATTCTCAGAGCAATTAACTACTTGATTAAAGATTGCACAAGCTATGAACTCAGCTGGTACTGAAATATGTATTCTCAGAGCAATTAACTACTTCATTAAAGATTGCACAAACTTAACTACTTAATTAAAGATTGCACAAACTATGAACTCAGCTGGAACACGCATCATACGGAACCATAACACACTCCCGTCCGATGAACAACACAAGGAATGAATGAAAACTACAAAATTTATTGTGTGCAAAAGCTCTTTCTTTCTCTTTCAGGTTTCAACCAACTTATGTATGATTACAGCATGAACACAAAAATGAGAGCCGCTAAATGGCTCTCGACTATGAACAGCAAAATAAAAAAATTactataaaaaaataaaaaaataactTTTTTTATGGAAAATGTTTTGGTGCGTGAGGTTCGTGCCAATTTTCAACGGGTTTGCACATCTAAGTAGCTCTCAGTAgaaaaaaaaaaatcaaaattggTGGTATGTGAAACAGTTTACTGTTTATGTTTTGTTCAGACCAATATTTTTCTTTCTCTCAGATGTTCAAACGCGTTGAAAATTGGTACAGACATGCAAAAATAAtcagtttttttatttttctagtATTTTATTATTTTACTGTTCATCGAGATCAGATGGGCTCAGGCACAGAAATGGATATTCACACAAAAATATCATGCTATGCATCTGAGCATCTGAATAATACAGATACAACAAGCATACAGGGTGGAAATATACACTATACGATACACACCAACAATACCTTCAGTTCCCATTCTATCAATTCGATTAGTTTGGGAACTACTTGGAGAGCGGCAGTACTAACACGATTAAGCTGGGAAAGCAACTGATTGGTGTGAGATTAGGCATGCGCCAATATTTGAGTTACGTATCTTTATGCAACCCAAAGGATCTGCAGGCGACCGGTATAAGAGAACTAGCCTACTTCTGCATAACATGGTCACTGTGCTCCGATCTTCGAAAATATCCCAGAGAAATTGGGCAGCTTATCAACATGCTTTAGTGCTCGCTCTGCAATTTGCCTTGTCCTAAAGTCACCATGCCTGAAAGCTTCAACCAAGGCTGTACTGACATTTTGGTTTCCCGAGATCTCATAAGCTATTTCATCCGTCCTAAGGATCCTTTCTACTGCCCACACCGCTCTCTGCCTCAGCGCCTCAGTCCGATTCTCACACAATACATCAAGAATTGGTTTGACGCCCTCTGCGTCGCACAGGACCATCACACCTTGATCAATGTCCACTCCATCGTCTAATAATGTGGACAGTGCTGTTAGAGAGGCTTCAACAACTTTCTCATTGTTGTGATCCAAGCAAGCAACCAACTTCTCCACCACCTTCCCTTCCAAGAGACAGAAGCTTTCCCTTGACGAACATATTCCATGATGAACTCTACAGACACCAGTTTCTACAGACTTCTGACTGAGGCATGGAAATATTGAAAAACACAATCCCCCGTTGGGAGGTGGCAGAATCTTCGTTAGATGCTTTGACTGGCCAGATAGATTTCCTAGTGCGGTGGCAGAGACAATCTGGACAGTGTCAAGACCATTCATCTGAAGCAGATCACTAAATAGTGCAGTGAGATTGTATTCACGAGCAACAGCAATGATATCTGGATCATCCTCCAAGATAAATGTGATCCGGGAGACTATCCTAACTAGACCTTCAAGAAAAGGGTTGACGAAACGCCCCCCACGACTCTCCCCTTGTCTGATCATTATCACTTTGGATATTATTGTGGTGAAAGCCCCATCTTCAACAAGACGTCTGGTTAGCACCGAATCCTGCAGAGGAAGATCAGCTACAAGACCAGCAGCTGGTGCTTGCTCTTCAGAAATACCATTGTTGTCGGCAATGACTCTAATCAAGCTGCTGAGTTGACTAAAATTTCCACGAAAAGCTTCAGCCAGTTCTTGACCCATACATGGTGATATGTTATTCAAGAGCTTGATGGAAGCCATGCGAACCTCTCTTTGAGGTGCTTCAATAAACTGAATTAAACTGACAGTAGCCCCTGAGCTTTTGATGGCATCAACTATGCCTTGGACAGTTGTAGAAGAACTAGTTAAACCAACAAGCACCTGGAGTAACTTACACTCAGTTGCAGGTCCTGTATTGCTGATGAGATGAAGCAGATTGTGAACAATTTCTTCAGATACCAGTGTCTGCCTGTTGTGGTCAAGTGGAATGGACTGAAAATTTGCACCTGATGCCACAACATTTGCAAGAATTGTTGCTGATACCTTCTTCAACCTCATTGGAAGCTGATTACTGCCAACTGTAAAGAGGTCTGCTATGAGAGGTGGGAGAATACCTGCTTCAATTAGTATCTTCGCACTGACGTCGTAAGATGAAATTTGATTCAGTGCCTTCAGAGCTGCTTCTCTAGCCTCCCTATTCCCACTTTTCATGATATTGACTAGTGCGGAGCCTGCTGTTTGTGCCACAAAGACCTTCACCTCGTTGGTTAAAACAAGCTCCCCAACATAAGCAGCCATAGATAATTGTGTATCAGCTGAACCTACAAATGCACACAAGAAGGAACTAAGCCCTGAGTACAAAGAAAGAACATTGGAAAATGAATATCAGTCATAACACATTTCTATCGTTCCAGTGACACATTTTTTATACAGTGCACGTGCTAACTAGAAGATACCCATAGTAAGAAAAATCTAATACTTAAGTGGACATATACCAACTGAACCTTGCACATAATAGTTAACCCAATCAACATGAACTGCCCCAACATATTGATGTTAGAGGGGGAATTCTTATCCATGCACTGAAGTAATACCACAGTGACAAAGCTATATACAAGTGAACTGAAATAATCTGTTCGAAATAGTTCATCTTAGGCATGCAGCAATCCCATGATTAATTACCTTCATcttgaaataaatttgaattctGCAGCTAGGCAGCTGGGTAATGCACCACATCCTAATGTATATAATTACTCTCTTTTTATCTTATGAGTCTAATTCCTCGTATGTTATAATTTTCTGCTTTATGTATTTGAAAAAGTATTTTTATAACTATGGTAACAAAAAGTGGTGAGAAACGACTATTCAATATGGATGGTGAGATAAAAGAGCAATAAAACAGGAATGCAGGAAAGCAAAACACAGATAAGAAGCAAATTAATGAGAATATCGCCAGGGGTAGCACATATCACTGTCAGTAGTTTAATGGCAATGGCAACATACATGACCTCTGCCTTTTTTTTAAATAAGGAAATTGTATAAATaataccttcaagaagaagcctAAGAAGCGGTTGCAGTCTACCGTTTTCCGCCATCTGTCTAACATTTTTTTCACAGCTCTCCAAATTCACAAGTGTCTTATCAGCCCTATCAACTGTCAACAGGTTTTCTATTTTACTACTTGACAAGCCAACAAGTATAAGTATGGCCCCAGGAACGCTCCCAATTTTTTCTGAAAGAGGTTTATATNNNNNNNNNNNNNNNNNNNNNNNNNNNNNNNNNNNNNNNNNNNNNNNNNNNNNNNNNNNNNNNNNNNNNNNNNNNNNNNNNNNNNNNNNNNNNNNNNNNNNNNNNNNNNNNNNNNNNNNNNNNNNNNNNNNNNNNNNNNNNNNNNNNNNNNNNNNNNNNNNNNNNNNNNNNNNNNNNNNNNNNNNNNNNNNNNNNNNNNNNNNNNNNNNNNNNNNNNNNNNNNNNNNNNNNNNNNNNNNNNNNNNNNNNNNNNNNNNNNNNNNNNNNNNNNNNNNNNNNNNNNNNNNNNNNNNNNNNNNNNNNNNNNNNNNNNNNNNNNNNNNNNNNNNNNNNNNNNNNNNNNNNNNNNNNNNNNNNNNNNNNNNNNNNNNNNNNNNNNNNNNNNNNNNNNNNNNNNNNNNNNNNNNNNNNNNNNNNNNNNNNNNNNNNNNNNNNNNNNNNNNNNNNNNNNNNNNNNNNNNNNNNNNNNNNNNNNNNNNNNNNNNNNNNNNNNNNNNNNNNNNNNNNNNNNNNNNNNNNNNNNNNNNNNNNNNNNNNNNNNNNNNNNNNNNNNNNNNNNNNNNNNNNNNNNNNNNNNNNNNNNNNNNNNNNNNNNNNNNNNNNNNNNNNNNNNNNNNNNNNNNNNNNNNNNNNNNNNNNNNNNNNNNNNNNNNNNNNNNNNNNNNNNNNNNNNNNNNNNNNNNNNNNNNNNNNNNNNNNNNNNNNNNNNNNNNNNNNNNNNNNNNNNNNNNNNNNNNNNNNNNNNNNNNNNNNNNNNNNNNNNNNNNNNNNNNNNNNNNNNNNNNNNNNNNNNNNNNNNNNNNNNNNNNNNNNNNNNNNNNNNNNNNNNNNNNNNNNNNNNNNNNNNNNNNNNNNNNNNNNNNNNNNNNNNNNNNNNNNNNNNNNNNNNNNNNNNNNNNNNNNNNNNNNNNNNNNNNNNNNNNNNNNNNNNNNNNNNNNNNNNNNNNNNNNNNNNNNNNNNNNNNNNNNNNNNNNNNNNNNNNNNNNNNNNNNNNNNNNNNNNNNNNNNNNNNNNNNNNNNNNNNNNNNNNNNNNNNNNNNNNNNNNNNNNNNNNNNNNNNNNNNNNNNNNNNNNNNNNNNNNNNNNNNNNNNNNNNNNNNNNNNNNNNctgctcgtcctcgagtaggtaaatgataaaaatagaatttttgatgtggaatgctacctagcataattctcaatgtaattttctttattgtggcatgaatgttcagatccgagagattcaagacaaaagtttaatattgacataaaaataataatacttcaagcatactaactaagcaatcatgtcttctcaaaataacatggcaaaagaaagttcatccctacaaaatcatatagtttggtcatgctccattttcgtcacacaagaatgctctcatcaggcacaaccccgatgacaagccaagcaattgtttcatactttagtaatctcaaacttttttcaactttcatacaatacatgagcatgagccatggatatagcactatgggtggaatagaataatgatagggggttatgtggagaagacaaaaaaggagaaagtttcacatcgacgcagctaatcaatgtgctagggagatgcccatcaattgatgtcaatgcaaggagtagggattgccatgcaacagatgcactagagctataaatgtatgaaagctcaacaaaagaaactaagtgtgtgtgcatccaacttgcttgctcacgaagacctagggcatttgaggaagcccattgttggaatatacaagccaagttctataatgaaaaattcccactagtatatgaaagtgacaaaacaagggACTCTATCATacagatcatggtgctactttg
Protein-coding sequences here:
- the LOC125508480 gene encoding U-box domain-containing protein 44-like, whose amino-acid sequence is MAENGRLQPLLRLLLEGSADTQLSMAAYVGELVLTNEVKVFVAQTAGSALVNIMKSGNREAREAALKALNQISSYDVSAKILIEAGANFQSIPLDHNRQTLVSEEIVHNLLHLISNTGPATECKLLQVLVGLTSSSTTVQGIVDAIKSSGATVSLIQFIEAPQREVRMASIKLLNNISPCMGQELAEAFRGNFSQLSSLIRVIADNNGISEEQAPAAGLVADLPLQDSVLTRRLVEDGAFTTIISKVIMIRQGESRGGRFVNPFLEGLVRIVSRITFILEDDPDIIAVAREYNLTALFSDLLQMNGLDTVQIVSATALGNLSGQSKHLTKILPPPNGGLCFSIFPCLSQKSVETGVCRVHHGICSSRESFCLLEGKVVEKLVACLDHNNEKVVEASLTALSTLLDDGVDIDQGVMVLCDAEGVKPILDVLCENRTEALRQRAVWAVERILRTDEIAYEISGNQNVSTALVEAFRHGDFRTRQIAERALKHVDKLPNFSGIFSKIGAQ